CCGCCGATGGTGCTCGCCGCGACGCTGCACGTGTTGCAGCTCGCGGCGCGCCGCCAGGTCCGCCCCGACCAGCCAACCGACCAGCCCGATCGGTCAACCGGCCAGCCGTCCGACCGGGCACCGGGCTGGGCCGGGCGCGTGGTGGTCACCACCGCCGCCCCACCCCGCCCGTCGGCCGTGGTCGAACTTCCGCCGGTCGTCGTGGCCGGGCTGCCGGTCGACCCGATCGGCCACCCGGTCAGCGACCCGACCACCCGGCCCGCGCGGGTGCTGGCCGAGCGCCTGGCCGTGATCAACCAACCCAACCGGCCACCAACCAGTGCGCTGGCCGGTCGGCGCGGCGCGTGGCGCGACCTGGTCGCCCCCGCCCGAGCGATCGTCACCGACCAGCCGGGCATCGGCCGCCACGCCCTGGCCCAAGCGCTGTCCGCGCGCCTGGGCCAAACCATCCCCGCCAGCCAGGCCCGCAAGGTACTCGACCACCTGGCCGCTATCACCGAGGAGCCCTCCCTTGTCTGACCACACCTCCCTCACACACGCGGGCTACGTCGCCGCGGTCGTGGCGGCGCTGCCCGTGCCGATCGCCTACGTCTCGACCCGCCTGGTGCTGCCCGAACAGCCGCGACTGGCGGCCGTGCTGCTGCGCTCGCCCGCGGCGACCCCGCAGGACCTGACGGCGGTACCGCAGGTCTGGCTGTGCTGGACCGAGGTGTCGGGGTGGTCGCTGGGCACCGACCCGGACGGCCGGTCGGGGCTGGAGCGGGTGCGCTGGGCCCACCTGGGTGTGCTGCCGGACCCGGTCGAGGTCGGGCAGTGGGTGGACGACCAGATGAGCAGCCGGCCCGCCGCCGGGGCCTACCAGCGGCCGTACTACCGGGTGGTGGACGACGACGCCGCGTTCGAACGGTCGCTGGCCACCTACGCCGAACA
The sequence above is drawn from the Saccharothrix australiensis genome and encodes:
- a CDS encoding DUF6292 family protein, with amino-acid sequence MSDHTSLTHAGYVAAVVAALPVPIAYVSTRLVLPEQPRLAAVLLRSPAATPQDLTAVPQVWLCWTEVSGWSLGTDPDGRSGLERVRWAHLGVLPDPVEVGQWVDDQMSSRPAAGAYQRPYYRVVDDDAAFERSLATYAEHVERGA
- a CDS encoding DUF2637 domain-containing protein, giving the protein MRPGRARQVADGWSGPGWLVWLLATPVIGSAVVLSFAGLAELARACRIAGWLVYLWPVSLDATGVVATLIWLDRRAPTDARRAARLLALAAIALSIGGNSLWHWLVARGYQPEVWVQMAVGAVPPMVLAATLHVLQLAARRQVRPDQPTDQPDRSTGQPSDRAPGWAGRVVVTTAAPPRPSAVVELPPVVVAGLPVDPIGHPVSDPTTRPARVLAERLAVINQPNRPPTSALAGRRGAWRDLVAPARAIVTDQPGIGRHALAQALSARLGQTIPASQARKVLDHLAAITEEPSLV